One Triticum dicoccoides isolate Atlit2015 ecotype Zavitan chromosome 4B, WEW_v2.0, whole genome shotgun sequence genomic window carries:
- the LOC119291684 gene encoding UDP-glucuronate:xylan alpha-glucuronosyltransferase 2-like isoform X2, whose amino-acid sequence MFNELRGRLRMGLVNIGRDELLALGVEGDAVGVDFDRVSDVFRWSDLFPEWIDEEEEDGVPSCPEIPMPDFSRYDDDVDVVVAALPCNRTAQGWNRDVFRLQVHLVAAQMAARKGRRDGAGRVLVVLRSECEPMMDLFRCDESVGREGDWWMYTVDVARLQDKLRLPVGSCNLALPLWGPTGIHEVFNASDLTAVDAGSQRREAYATVLHSSDRYLCGAIVLAQSIRRSGSTRDMVLLHDHTVSKPALRALVAAGWIPRRIRRIRNPRAERGSYNEYNYSKFRLWQLTEYFRVVFIDADILVLRSLDVLFRFPQISAVGNDGSLFNSGIMVIEPSACTFEALVRGRRTIRSYNGGDQGYLNEVFVWWHRLPRRVNYLKNFWANTTGERALKERLFRAEPAEVWSIHYLGLKPWRCYRDYDCNWNIDDQRVYASDEAHRRWWQVYDQMGEVMRGPCALSERRKIEIAWDRHVAQEIGYADQHWKINITDPRKWE is encoded by the exons ATGTTCAACGAACTGCGCGGCCGGCTGCGGATGGGCCTGGTGAACATCGGCCGCGACGAGCTGCTGGCGCTGGGCGTGGAGGGCGATGCGGTGGGCGTGGACTTCGACCGCGTGTCGGACGTGTTCCGGTGGTCGGACCTGTTCCCGGAGTGgatcgacgaggaggaggaggacggggtgcCGTCCTGCCCGGAGATCCCCATGCCGGACTTCTCCCGGTACGACGACGACGTGGACGTGGTGGTGGCGGCGCTGCCGTGCAACCGGACGGCGCAGGGGTGGAACCGCGACGTGTTCAGGCTGCAGGTGCACCTGGTGGCGGCGCAGATGGCGGCGCGCAAGGGGCGGCGCGACGGTGCCGGCCGGGTGCTCGTCGTGCTGCGGAGCGAGTGCGAGCCGATGATGGACCTGTTCCGGTGCGACGAGTCCGTGGGGCGGGAGGGGGACTGGTGGATGTACACCGTCGACGTGGCGCGCCTCCAAGACAAGCTCCGCCTGCCCGTCGGCTCCTGCAATCTCGCGCTGCCGCTCTGGGGGCCAACAG GCATCCACGAGGTGTTCAACGCGTCGGACCTGACGGCGGTGGACGCCGGCAGCCAGCGGCGCGAGGCGTACGCGACGGTGCTACACTCGTCGGACAGGTATCTATGCGGCGCCATCGTGCTGGCGCAGAGCATCCGGCGGTCGGGCTCCACCCGCGACATGGTCCTCCTCCACGACCACACCGTCTCCAAGCCGGCCCTCCGCGCGCTGGTCGCCGCCGGGTGGATCCCGCGCAGGATCCGGCGCATCCGCAACCCGCGCGCGGAGCGGGGCTCCTACAATGAGTACAACTACAGCAAGTTCCGGCTGTGGCAGCTGACGGAGTACTTCCGCGTCGTCTTCATCGACGCCGACATCCTCGTCCTCCGCTCCCTCGACGTGCTCTTCCGCTTCCCGCAGATCTCCGCCGTGGGCAATGACGGCTCCCTGTTCAACTCCGGGATCATGGTGATCGAGCCGTCGGCGTGCACGTTCGAGGCGCTCGTCCGCGGGCGGCGCACCATCCGGTCCTACAACGGCGGCGACCAGGGGTACCTGAACGAGGTGTTCGTGTGGTGGCACCGGCTGCCGCGCCGGGTGAACTACCTCAAGAACTTCTGGGCCAACACGACCGGGGAGCGGGCGCTCAAGGAGCGGCTGTTCAGGGCGGAGCCGGCGGAGGTGTGGTCCATCCACTACCTTGGGCTCAAGCCGTGGCGGTGCTACAGGGACTACGACTGCAACTGGAATATCGACGACCAGCGCGTGTACGCCAGCGACGAGGCGCACCGGCGGTGGTGGCAGGTGTACGACCAGATGGGGGAGGTGATGCGGGGCCCGTGCGCGCTGTCGGAGCGGAGGAAGATCGAGATCGCGTGGGATAGGCACGTCGCCCAGGAGATCGGCTACGCCGACCAGCACTGGAAGATCAACATTACCGACCCCAGGAAGTGGGAGTAG
- the LOC119291684 gene encoding UDP-glucuronate:xylan alpha-glucuronosyltransferase 2-like isoform X1 yields MKTGAGEAVKSQVAGLRAGAIVKLNAAFLAFFFLVYMALLLHPKYSHILDRGASSLVRCTFRDACPSTSHLSRKPGGRSVAAANKVVATERIVNAGRAPTMFNELRGRLRMGLVNIGRDELLALGVEGDAVGVDFDRVSDVFRWSDLFPEWIDEEEEDGVPSCPEIPMPDFSRYDDDVDVVVAALPCNRTAQGWNRDVFRLQVHLVAAQMAARKGRRDGAGRVLVVLRSECEPMMDLFRCDESVGREGDWWMYTVDVARLQDKLRLPVGSCNLALPLWGPTGIHEVFNASDLTAVDAGSQRREAYATVLHSSDRYLCGAIVLAQSIRRSGSTRDMVLLHDHTVSKPALRALVAAGWIPRRIRRIRNPRAERGSYNEYNYSKFRLWQLTEYFRVVFIDADILVLRSLDVLFRFPQISAVGNDGSLFNSGIMVIEPSACTFEALVRGRRTIRSYNGGDQGYLNEVFVWWHRLPRRVNYLKNFWANTTGERALKERLFRAEPAEVWSIHYLGLKPWRCYRDYDCNWNIDDQRVYASDEAHRRWWQVYDQMGEVMRGPCALSERRKIEIAWDRHVAQEIGYADQHWKINITDPRKWE; encoded by the exons ATGAAGACCGGCGCCGGTGAGGCTGTCAAGTCGCAGGTGGCCGGGCTGCGGGCCGGGGCCATCGTCAAGCTCAACGCCGCCTTcctcgccttcttcttcctcgtctacatggCCCTCCTGCTCCACCCCAAGTACTCCCACATCCTCGACCGCGGCGCCTCCTCTCTCGTCCGCTGCACCTTCCGCGACGCCTGCCCGTCCACGTCCCACCTCTCACGGAAG ccGGGAGGAAGATCAGTGGCGGCGGCGAACAAGGTGGTGGCGACGGAGCGGATCGTGAACGCGGGGCGCGCGCCGACCATGTTCAACGAACTGCGCGGCCGGCTGCGGATGGGCCTGGTGAACATCGGCCGCGACGAGCTGCTGGCGCTGGGCGTGGAGGGCGATGCGGTGGGCGTGGACTTCGACCGCGTGTCGGACGTGTTCCGGTGGTCGGACCTGTTCCCGGAGTGgatcgacgaggaggaggaggacggggtgcCGTCCTGCCCGGAGATCCCCATGCCGGACTTCTCCCGGTACGACGACGACGTGGACGTGGTGGTGGCGGCGCTGCCGTGCAACCGGACGGCGCAGGGGTGGAACCGCGACGTGTTCAGGCTGCAGGTGCACCTGGTGGCGGCGCAGATGGCGGCGCGCAAGGGGCGGCGCGACGGTGCCGGCCGGGTGCTCGTCGTGCTGCGGAGCGAGTGCGAGCCGATGATGGACCTGTTCCGGTGCGACGAGTCCGTGGGGCGGGAGGGGGACTGGTGGATGTACACCGTCGACGTGGCGCGCCTCCAAGACAAGCTCCGCCTGCCCGTCGGCTCCTGCAATCTCGCGCTGCCGCTCTGGGGGCCAACAG GCATCCACGAGGTGTTCAACGCGTCGGACCTGACGGCGGTGGACGCCGGCAGCCAGCGGCGCGAGGCGTACGCGACGGTGCTACACTCGTCGGACAGGTATCTATGCGGCGCCATCGTGCTGGCGCAGAGCATCCGGCGGTCGGGCTCCACCCGCGACATGGTCCTCCTCCACGACCACACCGTCTCCAAGCCGGCCCTCCGCGCGCTGGTCGCCGCCGGGTGGATCCCGCGCAGGATCCGGCGCATCCGCAACCCGCGCGCGGAGCGGGGCTCCTACAATGAGTACAACTACAGCAAGTTCCGGCTGTGGCAGCTGACGGAGTACTTCCGCGTCGTCTTCATCGACGCCGACATCCTCGTCCTCCGCTCCCTCGACGTGCTCTTCCGCTTCCCGCAGATCTCCGCCGTGGGCAATGACGGCTCCCTGTTCAACTCCGGGATCATGGTGATCGAGCCGTCGGCGTGCACGTTCGAGGCGCTCGTCCGCGGGCGGCGCACCATCCGGTCCTACAACGGCGGCGACCAGGGGTACCTGAACGAGGTGTTCGTGTGGTGGCACCGGCTGCCGCGCCGGGTGAACTACCTCAAGAACTTCTGGGCCAACACGACCGGGGAGCGGGCGCTCAAGGAGCGGCTGTTCAGGGCGGAGCCGGCGGAGGTGTGGTCCATCCACTACCTTGGGCTCAAGCCGTGGCGGTGCTACAGGGACTACGACTGCAACTGGAATATCGACGACCAGCGCGTGTACGCCAGCGACGAGGCGCACCGGCGGTGGTGGCAGGTGTACGACCAGATGGGGGAGGTGATGCGGGGCCCGTGCGCGCTGTCGGAGCGGAGGAAGATCGAGATCGCGTGGGATAGGCACGTCGCCCAGGAGATCGGCTACGCCGACCAGCACTGGAAGATCAACATTACCGACCCCAGGAAGTGGGAGTAG